A window from Culex pipiens pallens isolate TS chromosome 3, TS_CPP_V2, whole genome shotgun sequence encodes these proteins:
- the LOC120412592 gene encoding bestrophin-2, translating to MTISYSAEVPNGSNFGCFWRILWKWRGSVYKAIWRELLAYLCVYYTLNLTYRYGLSEEGRRVFERIRNYCGQQRENVPLSFVLGFYVSLVVKRWWEQYRLLPWPDTLALFVSAAIQGHDETGRLMRRNIMRYMVLAYVITLQKISLRVKRRFPTWQHLVDAGLMLESERKIFEIMDSKSPMSKYWMPLVWATNIINRARKEELIPSDHIVQTLLMELSDIRRRLGGLIGYDTVCVPLVYTQVVTLVLYSYFTAAIMGSQMIPTYDEKTNSYMELDVYFPLFTALQFVFYVGWLKVAEVLINPFGEDDDDIELNWLIDRHIKASYMIVDEMHDEHPELLKDQYWEEVVPKDLPYTVASEHYRREEPKGSAEHYVVKESEAVYANIGGGKRVVNDEVYADYESVDTPMAERRKGWFGRQITRISMRSSSTAYSSGGLFTRNRQNSVYSSPEAGMTQPITGPGSGGPPMQKVSIYDKFLNRKSGRHPRQIVKQSSKLSLNGSVNSNVPPRARPRIPTPDVSKDSKVHPLAGVTINSAQLERTANIASGVALMATQLANNPSIYPASTKAGSAGPGSTLGNSDLPVVGTLLLAPIKELDSNSVNNTLHAGHSATAALAKSILPSSIKSSAFGKDGSPTPLELALANGSSLGKSGSGLGGNRVIVLPAATDNVDNGSSTGSGGALVPVSTTSDAIPLAITSIPLTFTVTPVTTTINTGSTGTFITELPCDGDEAVVSTAVTVNNEKQRNGGGGGTAAPSETSSSAASTLSKRKPKHSEVYV from the exons ATGACCATTTCATATTCAGCAGAGGTGCCAAACGGCAGCAATTTCGGATGTTTCTGGCGTATTCTGTGGAA atGGCGCGGTAGTGTCTACAAAGCAATCTGGCGTGAGCTGCTCGCATATCTGTGCGTATACTACACACTAAATTTGACCTACCGATACGGTCTCAGTGAAGAGGGCAGAAG AGTGTTTGAGCGGATACGCAACTACTGCGGCCAGCAGCGGGAAAATGTGCCACTTTCCTTCGTGCTGGGCTTCTACGTCAGTCTGGTGGTCAAACGGTGGTGGGAACAGTACCGGCTGCTGCCGTGGCCCGACACGCTCGCCCTCTTCGTCAGCGCCGCCATCCAGGGCCAT GATGAAACCGGCCGGTTGATGCGCCGAAACATCATGCGCTACATGGTGCTGGCGTACGTCATCACGCTGCAAAAGATTTCCCTCCGTGTAAAGCGACGCTTCCCAACGTGGCAACACCTGGTGGACGCCGGTCTGATGTTGGAGAGCGAGCGCAAGATCTTCGAGATCATGGACTCCAAGAGCCCGATGTCCAAGTACTGGATGCCGCTGGTTTGGGCGACCAACATTATCAACCGGGCCCGAAAGGAGGAGCTCATTCCGTCGGATCACATCGTGCAGACACTGCTGATGGAGCTGTCGGACATCCGTCGACGGTTGGGTGGCCTCATCGGGTACGATACGGTGTGCGTTCCGTTGGTGTACACCCAGGTGGTGACGCTGGTGCTGTATTCCTACTTTACGGCGGCCATCATGGGCAGCCAGATGATTCCGACGTACGACGAGAAGACCAACTCGTACATGGAGTTGGACGTTTATTTCCCGTTGTTCACGGCGTTGCAGTTCGTGTTCTACGTCGGTTGGCTTAAGGTTGCCGAAGTGTTGATTAATCCGTTCGGGGAGGACGATGACGATATTGAGTTGAACTGGCTGATAGATCGGCACATCAAGGCGTCATACATGATCGTGGACGAGATGCACGACGAACATCCGGAGCTGCTCAAGGATCAGTACTGGGAGGAGGTCGTACCGAAGGACCTGCCGTACACGGTTGCGAGCGAGCACTACCGAAGGGAGGAGCCCAAGGGTTCGGCGGAGCATTACGTCGTGAAGGAGTCCGAGGCGGTGTACGCGAACATTGGCGGTGGAAAGCGGGTCGTGAACGATGAGGTGTACGCGGATTAT GAAAGCGTCGACACACCGATGGCCGAACGCCGCAAGGGCTGGTTCGGCCGGCAAATCACCCGCATTTCGATGCGCAGCTCGTCAACGGCGTACTCCTCCGGGGGTCTGTTCACGCGCAACCGGCAAAATTCGGTCTACTCTAGTCCCGAGGCGGGCATGACCCAGCCCATCACCGGTCCCGGCAGCGGCGGCCCACCCATGCAGAAGGTCAGCATTTACGACAAGTTTCTGAACCGGAAGTCCGGTCGACATCCGCGTCAAATCGTGAAACAAA GTTCTAAACTCAGCCTAAACGGCTCCGTGAATTCCAATGTGCCACCGAGGGCTCGGCCTCGCATTCCCACGCCGGATGTCAGCAAGGACAGCAAGGTCCACCCGCTGGCCGGCGTAACGATCAACTCGGCGCAGCTCGAGCGGACAGCGAACATTGCGTCTGGCGTGGCGCTGATGGCCACTCAG CTGGCCAACAATCCGTCCATTTATCCGGCGTCGACAAAGGCGGGCTCCGCCGGTCCTGGATCGACCCTCGGCAACAGTGACCTGCCGGTGGTGGGAACGCTGCTGCTCGCCCCCATCAAGGAGCTGGACTCCAACTCGGTCAACAATACTCTGCACGCGGGCCACTCGGCGACGGCAGCCCTGGCCAAGTCCATCCTGCCGTCGAGCATCAAAAGTTCCG CATTCGGCAAGGACGGCTCGCCGACCCCACTCGAGCTGGCCCTCGCCAACGGCTCAAGCCTGGGCAAGTCAGGCTCCGGCCTCGGCGGCAACCGAGTCATCGTACTTCCAGCCGCCACCGACAACGTCGACAACGGTTCCAGCACCGGAAGCGGCGGTGCCCTCGTTCCGGTCAGCACCACGTCCGATGCCATCCCGCTAGCGATAACCTCCATTCCGTTGACGTTCACCGTGACCCCGGTAACGACGACCATCAACACGGGCTCGACCGGAACCTTCATCACGGAGCTGCCCTGCGATGGTGACGAGGCCGTCGTCAGCACGGCCGTCACGGTCAACAACGAGAAGCAGAGGaatggtggcggcggcggaacGGCGGCTCCGTCCGAAACCTCGTCATCCGCGGCGTCCACACTCAGCAAACGGAAGCCAAAGCATAGCGAGGTGTACGTTTGA